In Pseudomonas lalkuanensis, the following are encoded in one genomic region:
- a CDS encoding DNA-binding protein, which produces MARGGINKAVVQKARTALLARGEHPSIDAVRIELGNTGSKTTIHRYLKELEAADQGRSTAPIPFSGQLANLVAQLAEQLQEEAQAAVAAEREQLASERRGYQDRISQAVERCHQSEAQCAGLTEQLQVAQQALQQDRQVRQQAEVVNARLLQANRDLETHLQDRGGQIRSLEEKHQHARDALEHYRQAAKEQREQDQRRHETQVQQLQLELRQLQQTLMIKQDELTQLNRDNARVLAEARQQQKDLHSLQRQLEQREQTLASEMQTRTQVEQENSALRERCDTLQGEVARLREAKDAHGQQVQSLQERLVEALTQLKILGHSSEDTAPQ; this is translated from the coding sequence ATGGCGCGTGGTGGTATTAACAAGGCGGTGGTGCAAAAAGCGCGCACTGCCCTCCTTGCCCGTGGCGAACACCCGAGCATCGATGCGGTGCGGATTGAGCTGGGGAATACCGGTTCAAAGACCACCATTCACCGTTATCTGAAGGAACTGGAGGCTGCTGATCAGGGACGCAGCACCGCCCCCATACCGTTCAGTGGTCAGTTGGCCAATTTGGTGGCGCAGCTGGCGGAGCAGTTGCAGGAAGAAGCACAGGCGGCGGTAGCCGCAGAGCGCGAACAGCTGGCCAGCGAGCGTCGAGGCTACCAAGATCGCATCAGCCAAGCAGTGGAGCGTTGCCACCAGTCCGAAGCCCAATGCGCAGGTCTCACCGAGCAGTTGCAGGTTGCGCAGCAGGCACTTCAGCAGGACCGGCAGGTCCGCCAGCAGGCCGAGGTCGTGAACGCTCGCTTACTCCAGGCCAACCGCGATCTGGAAACACACCTGCAGGATCGTGGCGGGCAAATCCGGTCGCTTGAGGAGAAGCATCAACATGCGCGCGATGCTTTGGAGCACTACCGTCAAGCCGCCAAAGAGCAGCGTGAACAAGACCAGCGCCGTCACGAAACGCAGGTGCAGCAGCTGCAATTGGAACTGCGGCAGCTGCAACAAACGCTAATGATCAAGCAGGACGAACTAACCCAGCTGAACCGCGATAACGCACGCGTGCTGGCGGAGGCCCGTCAGCAACAGAAAGACCTGCACTCGCTGCAGCGGCAACTGGAGCAGCGCGAACAGACCCTGGCCAGCGAGATGCAGACCCGGACCCAGGTTGAGCAGGAGAACAGTGCATTGCGGGAGCGCTGCGATACGCTGCAAGGTGAAGTAGCTCGCCTGAGGGAAGCCAAGGACGCCCACGGTCAGCAGGTACAGAGCCTCCAAGAACGCCTGGTCGAAGCCCTCACGCAGCTGAAGATCCTAGGTCATTCTTCAGAGGATACCGCCCCCCAATGA
- a CDS encoding site-specific integrase, translating into MNQKVERYLQASTRVNTRRSYQQAIEHFEVGWGGFLPATSDAIVRYLVDHAGTLASSTLKLRLAALAQWHVSQGFPDPTKTPLVRQVLKGIRTLHPKPEKQAEPLQLRELEQCVAWLEHVGEQARAESDLTCLLRCWRDRALLLIGFWRAFRSDELCRLQVEHIQLRPGEGMQLFLPWSKGDRDNQGQTYQAPALARLCPVQAYSDWISVAGIARGPVFRGIDRWGHLSEQGLHPHSVIPLLRSVLQGAGLPAELYSSHSLRRGFATWATRSGWDQKALMGYVGWRDAKSALRYVDSTGVFPGQLRPFSPSLDVEAVPGLPSPGARPGS; encoded by the coding sequence ATGAATCAAAAGGTCGAGCGCTACCTGCAGGCGAGCACCCGCGTCAACACCCGACGCAGCTACCAGCAGGCGATCGAGCACTTCGAGGTAGGTTGGGGCGGCTTTCTGCCGGCCACCAGCGACGCCATCGTGCGCTACCTGGTCGACCACGCCGGCACGCTGGCCAGCAGCACGCTGAAGCTGCGCCTGGCCGCCCTGGCGCAGTGGCATGTCAGCCAGGGCTTTCCCGACCCGACCAAGACGCCGCTGGTACGGCAGGTGCTGAAGGGCATCCGCACCCTGCACCCGAAGCCGGAGAAGCAGGCCGAACCGCTGCAGCTGCGCGAGTTGGAGCAGTGCGTCGCCTGGCTGGAGCATGTAGGGGAGCAAGCGCGGGCCGAGAGCGACTTGACTTGCCTATTGCGCTGTTGGCGCGACCGCGCCCTGTTGTTGATCGGCTTCTGGCGGGCCTTTCGCAGCGACGAGCTGTGCCGACTGCAGGTGGAACACATTCAGCTGCGGCCGGGGGAGGGCATGCAGCTGTTCCTGCCCTGGAGCAAGGGCGACCGCGACAACCAAGGCCAAACCTATCAGGCGCCGGCGTTGGCCCGGCTCTGTCCGGTGCAGGCCTACAGCGACTGGATCAGCGTCGCCGGCATCGCACGTGGACCGGTGTTCCGCGGCATCGACCGCTGGGGGCACCTCAGCGAGCAGGGACTACACCCCCACAGCGTGATACCGCTGCTGCGATCGGTGTTGCAAGGCGCTGGGCTGCCGGCCGAGCTGTACAGCAGCCATTCCCTGCGCCGCGGCTTCGCCACCTGGGCCACGCGCAGCGGCTGGGACCAGAAGGCGCTAATGGGCTATGTCGGTTGGCGCGACGCCAAGTCGGCGCTGCGCTACGTGGACAGCACCGGCGTCTTTCCTGGGCAACTGCGGCCGTTCTCGCCGAGTCTGGATGTCGAAGCGGTTCCGGGTCTACCTAGTCCAGGTGCTCGGCCAGGTAGTTGA
- a CDS encoding DUF7740 domain-containing protein, whose product MSTTVNLQDATLALFLAARIHGSDSAIKATAKRCAKLLPRSKRDLMFAIVDSAEPLQLVNYLAEHLD is encoded by the coding sequence ATGAGCACGACCGTGAACCTGCAGGACGCCACCCTCGCCCTCTTCCTCGCTGCGCGCATCCACGGCAGCGACTCCGCGATCAAGGCCACGGCTAAACGCTGCGCCAAGTTGCTGCCACGCAGCAAACGCGACCTGATGTTCGCCATCGTCGACAGCGCCGAGCCGCTCCAACTGGTCAACTACCTGGCCGAGCACCTGGACTAG
- a CDS encoding argonaute/piwi family protein, translating to MKIKILKEPMLEFGNGAHICPRTGIETLGVYDKRDELRRSELRIGIVGRGEGVDLLDEWLDKCKRGIVGKEETKFPNLFRGFGGVDEYHGFYTKILSSPQYTRTLQKSEINNISKITAREDRVVKCVELYYEQIRFLSENRSIDVIVCVVPNDIFDSLTKATGDKDTESLEAYLEHNFRRLLKARCMHLGIPLQLVREKTILSVKPSIDQQDLATKAWNFCTALYYKGNRTVPWRLVEDKFKPKTCYIGIGFYKSRDGETVSTSLAQVFDEFGHGVILRGAPVSLDKRDKRPYMDESQAYELLDSALAEYEKALMQKPARVVIHKSSRFRPTEVSGFSRVLDAKGIRTKDLVSITSTDIRLFSDKNYPPTRGTLLSLSETQGVLYTKGIVDFYKTYPGMYIPSPLRVEAFESDSSLEDLCKEILGLTKMNWNNTQLDGRLPITLECANKVGDIMKYVDTSEKPQVSYSFYM from the coding sequence TTGAAGATTAAAATCCTCAAAGAGCCAATGCTGGAGTTCGGAAACGGCGCGCACATATGCCCTAGGACTGGCATCGAAACCCTGGGAGTTTATGACAAGCGCGATGAGCTGAGGCGTAGTGAATTACGCATTGGCATCGTCGGGCGCGGTGAAGGTGTTGATCTCCTGGACGAATGGCTGGACAAATGCAAACGCGGAATCGTCGGAAAGGAAGAAACCAAGTTCCCCAATCTGTTCCGGGGGTTTGGTGGCGTGGATGAATACCATGGGTTCTACACCAAAATTCTGTCCTCTCCCCAGTACACACGAACCCTGCAGAAGTCAGAAATCAACAACATATCGAAAATCACGGCCCGTGAAGACCGGGTCGTGAAATGCGTTGAGCTCTACTATGAGCAGATTCGATTTCTGTCCGAGAACCGCTCCATCGACGTGATCGTCTGCGTCGTCCCAAATGACATCTTCGACTCTCTAACCAAGGCGACTGGGGACAAAGACACCGAGTCGCTGGAAGCCTACCTGGAACACAACTTCCGTCGGCTTCTCAAAGCGCGTTGCATGCACCTGGGCATTCCGCTGCAACTCGTTCGCGAGAAGACCATCCTGTCAGTCAAACCCTCGATCGATCAGCAAGATCTCGCTACCAAGGCTTGGAATTTCTGCACCGCCCTCTACTACAAGGGCAACCGCACTGTTCCGTGGCGGTTGGTCGAGGACAAGTTCAAGCCCAAGACCTGCTACATCGGGATAGGGTTCTACAAGAGCCGGGATGGCGAAACCGTCTCGACCAGCCTGGCTCAAGTGTTCGACGAGTTCGGACATGGGGTCATTCTGCGCGGTGCACCAGTGTCTCTGGACAAGCGGGACAAGCGCCCTTACATGGACGAATCTCAGGCGTATGAGCTGCTCGACAGCGCGTTGGCTGAGTATGAAAAAGCGTTGATGCAGAAGCCGGCTCGCGTCGTGATCCACAAGTCCAGCAGGTTCAGGCCTACCGAAGTATCAGGGTTTTCCAGGGTACTGGATGCCAAGGGGATCAGGACAAAAGACTTGGTGTCGATCACGTCCACCGATATCCGGCTGTTCAGCGACAAGAACTACCCGCCAACCCGGGGAACGCTGCTGAGCCTGTCGGAAACTCAAGGCGTGCTCTACACGAAGGGGATTGTCGACTTCTACAAGACCTACCCAGGCATGTACATCCCAAGCCCGTTGCGCGTGGAAGCGTTCGAAAGCGACTCATCCCTGGAAGACCTGTGCAAGGAGATCCTTGGGTTGACCAAGATGAACTGGAACAACACCCAGCTTGATGGACGCCTACCCATCACTTTGGAGTGCGCCAACAAGGTTGGGGACATCATGAAATACGTGGATACCTCGGAGAAGCCACAGGTCAGCTATAGCTTTTACATGTGA
- a CDS encoding SMEK domain-containing protein, which yields MRQLEIENELRDVVSRIINQVDLSTKQGRLDINLSLEDALIPILKAAYNLPNLINLNRRQKNFPGIDLGDDHDRVAFQVTATTSLEKVKKTLTHFVDKQFYNTFDELYVLMLTNKQASYSQSAIDAITNGAFDFSTKNHIIDLGDILAKVSGLRIPAQERVLNDFKIILGDIKAYLDFNAEGNLQSHTLTSNLITVTPPETVYVAELLLNEASILEQAREHLNFRKNSCSRQSLVKMALLLNGSGTDDWVVFENRIFTFEDINNSSIRHIVDVGTIEVLESRDLSESEIDDNINIFKLLLNNHVRETVKPHKIVYDRREKFFFFKPHNPDDEGRKEDWVGKKKSTRRVYEKVMSKREPTRLAHHVHLSFELSFTSIAQQWYALVVPSWLYTYDGNRKSRFHEDLLSKQKRLEFNQSVRNIVRFLAYYLRSINNPITKVSPNNSASTPALDSPANEVEFFGELLEITCEEKLVEGEQVGAEFDEELALED from the coding sequence TTGAGACAGTTAGAGATTGAGAATGAACTAAGGGATGTCGTCAGCAGAATCATTAACCAGGTTGACCTATCAACTAAACAAGGCAGACTTGACATCAACCTGTCGCTGGAAGACGCGCTGATTCCGATCCTGAAAGCAGCCTACAACCTACCCAACCTGATTAACCTCAATAGGCGTCAGAAAAACTTCCCCGGCATCGATCTGGGTGATGACCATGACCGTGTCGCCTTCCAGGTTACCGCCACCACTTCTCTGGAAAAGGTCAAAAAGACCTTGACCCACTTCGTCGACAAGCAGTTCTACAACACGTTTGATGAACTGTACGTTTTGATGCTGACCAACAAGCAGGCTTCCTACAGCCAGTCCGCGATTGACGCCATCACAAATGGCGCATTCGATTTTTCAACTAAGAATCACATCATTGATCTTGGCGACATCCTAGCCAAGGTGTCCGGGCTTCGAATCCCCGCTCAGGAGCGGGTGTTGAATGACTTCAAGATCATCTTGGGGGACATCAAGGCATATCTGGACTTCAATGCTGAGGGAAACCTTCAATCTCACACACTGACTTCCAACCTCATTACGGTAACACCGCCTGAAACAGTATACGTCGCCGAACTGCTGCTGAATGAGGCCTCAATCCTTGAGCAAGCCCGCGAACACCTGAACTTTCGAAAAAATAGCTGCTCCAGGCAAAGCCTTGTGAAGATGGCCCTACTGCTTAATGGATCTGGCACGGATGACTGGGTGGTTTTCGAAAATCGAATCTTCACCTTCGAGGACATCAACAACTCCAGTATTCGACATATTGTTGATGTAGGCACCATTGAAGTACTTGAGTCCCGCGACCTCTCCGAATCTGAGATCGACGACAACATCAATATTTTCAAGCTACTTTTGAATAACCATGTGCGTGAGACCGTCAAGCCTCACAAAATTGTGTATGACCGCCGAGAGAAGTTCTTTTTCTTCAAACCTCACAACCCAGACGACGAAGGCCGCAAAGAAGACTGGGTAGGGAAAAAGAAATCAACCCGTCGAGTGTACGAAAAGGTGATGTCCAAGCGAGAACCCACGCGTCTCGCCCACCATGTTCATTTATCATTCGAACTGAGCTTTACCAGCATTGCGCAGCAGTGGTACGCACTCGTTGTGCCTAGTTGGCTTTATACTTATGATGGAAATCGCAAGTCTCGCTTCCATGAGGATTTGCTATCAAAGCAAAAAAGACTTGAGTTCAACCAAAGCGTACGAAACATAGTTCGATTCCTAGCCTACTACTTACGTTCAATCAATAACCCGATTACTAAAGTTTCGCCTAATAACTCTGCCTCGACTCCCGCCCTGGACAGCCCAGCGAATGAAGTAGAATTCTTCGGTGAGTTATTAGAGATCACTTGCGAAGAAAAACTAGTAGAAGGCGAACAGGTTGGCGCTGAATTTGATGAGGAGTTAGCCCTTGAAGATTAA
- a CDS encoding tellurite resistance TerB family protein — MARKRRSNRKSSTSGILVLGAILIGVLASVPKEVWIFLGGAAIVGLGVWVAAKAAHKTSIELPSPNKRQPVQKEIRPSTADTATQGGLRFSLAEVVPQETASTSRVQKAPTATKLDSSELFTVTLEVVERPSHRIPSAPADLTGSKVRWLSAGEPIEIAGEKIPGGLIYVGEDRSSRYGSSEPSLINPKLKVARGIVDIAERLTSYWPSYDSISPEARRAYLQWLSSGRKAPHANIGYVFLFFYGLERRVFIDAKHDPDAASDVPTIIAEVERLLSIYDENHSFNTYASRFIDFLCQGKVAARRYLDAPPAPLPYGYELPMELRIGLGQLAVDRQPLPANWALAWVLSDHNIGKRTPVTRCEESFAQLFGMRYEERHGAGMVLPQNKTRLRLQYNTASAGLPPQELDGLSGIPDVTATSAARKKLQQLVDECTVQLEPYSRYLGRNPDAPGALEGLLQLPVTLWPANARAALDELKQRIGSGMVVMSFGELAGRLQSAGTLSRDKVQTLARALESLHIGIEPDVLAGSRTPKAEDSVALFATLAEDGDLRSSPAYAAASVTLDLACAVAAADGDTSPKEIMLLSQHVDSWNHLSGAHRKRLKAHLRLQLNQPPTLQSLKKKLEPLAAPARRAVAAFLAHLAQADGEVSPAEVKLLERVYKTLQLDPQSLYSDLHVAASGSPVGSSPATPSVPGSTPSKPAGGFALDHERIAQLQRETEQVSALLAQVFIDEQPAELEETVVEEAIEDSSTICGLDADHSAFLRVLVSRAEWARDELEAVASDMELMLDGALEQINDMGFEQFDMPVTEGDDPFEINPEIMEKLPL, encoded by the coding sequence ATGGCAAGGAAGCGCAGAAGCAACCGTAAGTCCAGCACATCCGGCATATTGGTCCTTGGGGCTATCTTGATAGGCGTGCTTGCTTCCGTTCCCAAGGAAGTGTGGATTTTCTTGGGCGGTGCAGCCATCGTTGGGTTGGGGGTTTGGGTGGCCGCAAAGGCCGCTCATAAAACGTCCATTGAGCTGCCGTCTCCGAACAAGCGGCAGCCAGTTCAAAAAGAAATTCGACCGAGCACCGCCGATACCGCTACACAGGGCGGGTTAAGGTTCTCTTTGGCGGAAGTTGTGCCGCAGGAAACCGCATCAACCTCCCGTGTACAAAAAGCCCCGACGGCTACGAAGTTGGATAGCTCCGAGCTATTCACCGTGACGCTTGAGGTGGTGGAGCGACCTTCTCATCGAATTCCCAGCGCGCCGGCGGATCTGACGGGTTCCAAGGTGCGCTGGCTTTCTGCCGGCGAACCCATCGAGATTGCCGGCGAGAAAATCCCAGGTGGCTTGATCTACGTCGGCGAGGACCGGAGCAGCCGCTATGGTTCCTCGGAACCCTCACTGATCAATCCGAAGCTGAAGGTCGCGCGGGGTATCGTTGATATCGCCGAGCGTCTCACTTCCTACTGGCCGAGCTATGACAGCATTTCCCCGGAAGCCCGGCGCGCCTATCTGCAATGGCTATCCAGTGGCCGAAAGGCGCCACATGCCAACATCGGCTACGTGTTCCTGTTCTTCTACGGCCTGGAGCGCAGGGTATTCATCGATGCGAAGCACGATCCCGACGCGGCTTCTGATGTCCCGACCATCATTGCCGAGGTCGAAAGGCTGCTCTCGATCTACGACGAGAACCATTCGTTCAACACGTACGCCAGCCGTTTCATTGACTTCCTCTGCCAGGGCAAGGTGGCTGCTCGGCGTTACCTGGACGCACCGCCGGCGCCGTTGCCTTACGGCTACGAATTGCCTATGGAGCTGCGCATCGGTCTGGGGCAGTTGGCTGTCGACAGGCAACCTCTGCCGGCCAACTGGGCATTGGCTTGGGTACTGTCCGATCACAACATTGGAAAGCGGACACCTGTGACCCGCTGTGAGGAGTCGTTCGCCCAGTTGTTCGGAATGCGCTATGAGGAGCGCCATGGTGCAGGCATGGTGCTTCCTCAGAACAAGACGCGTCTGAGGCTCCAATACAACACCGCCTCTGCGGGGCTGCCTCCCCAGGAACTGGATGGCCTATCCGGCATTCCTGATGTCACTGCCACTTCTGCAGCCCGGAAGAAGCTGCAGCAGTTGGTCGACGAATGCACCGTGCAGTTGGAGCCTTACAGTCGTTATCTGGGCCGCAACCCTGATGCACCAGGTGCTTTGGAAGGGCTCCTGCAACTCCCGGTCACCCTGTGGCCAGCGAATGCCCGTGCAGCGCTCGATGAGCTGAAGCAACGCATTGGCAGCGGTATGGTAGTCATGAGCTTCGGTGAGTTGGCAGGGCGACTGCAAAGTGCGGGTACCTTATCGCGAGACAAGGTGCAGACGCTCGCTCGGGCATTGGAGTCCTTGCACATCGGCATTGAGCCGGATGTATTGGCCGGCAGTAGAACGCCCAAAGCTGAGGACAGCGTGGCGCTTTTTGCGACCCTGGCAGAAGACGGTGATCTGCGTTCATCGCCAGCTTACGCTGCTGCCTCTGTCACTCTGGATCTTGCCTGTGCAGTGGCGGCAGCCGATGGTGACACATCGCCGAAGGAAATCATGCTGCTATCTCAGCATGTCGACTCCTGGAATCACCTGAGCGGTGCGCATCGCAAGCGCCTGAAAGCCCATCTGCGTCTGCAGCTGAACCAGCCGCCCACCCTGCAAAGCCTGAAGAAAAAGCTGGAACCACTGGCTGCGCCGGCGAGGAGAGCCGTAGCTGCGTTTCTTGCACACCTGGCCCAGGCCGACGGCGAGGTCAGCCCTGCGGAAGTCAAGCTGCTTGAACGTGTCTATAAGACTCTGCAGTTGGACCCGCAATCGCTGTACAGCGACCTTCATGTGGCAGCCAGTGGCAGTCCGGTCGGCTCGTCGCCGGCAACGCCTTCTGTACCTGGATCAACTCCATCGAAGCCCGCTGGTGGGTTTGCATTGGACCATGAGCGCATTGCTCAGCTGCAGCGTGAAACGGAACAAGTGTCTGCGCTGCTGGCACAGGTCTTCATTGACGAGCAGCCTGCCGAGCTTGAGGAGACAGTCGTTGAGGAGGCCATCGAGGACTCTTCCACCATTTGCGGCTTGGATGCCGATCACTCGGCCTTCCTGCGTGTGCTTGTTTCCCGTGCCGAGTGGGCACGAGATGAGTTGGAGGCGGTTGCTAGCGACATGGAGCTCATGCTCGACGGAGCCTTGGAGCAGATCAACGACATGGGTTTCGAGCAGTTCGACATGCCGGTCACTGAGGGGGATGACCCCTTCGAAATCAACCCTGAGATCATGGAAAAACTACCGCTATGA
- a CDS encoding ATP-binding protein encodes MSSIRAKDRDAVIQSLRAGVVPRAGQHLIQVGRVGEFEALIRDVERLADSGSAFRVVIGEYGAGKTFFLNLVRSIAMERKLVTMHADLNPDRRLHATGGQARSLYAELAKNLSTRTKPDGGALQGIVEKFIAQAKTEAKATGQDSEAVIREHLAQLTEMVNGYDFADVIAAYCKGFEEGNEQLKADAIRWLRGEFTTKTDARAALGVRTIVDDASVYDQLKLLARFVRLAGFGGLMVCLDELVNLYKLSNTQARNANYEQILRILNDSLQGSAEGLGFVLGGTPEFLMDTRRGLYSYPALQSRLAENNFAKSGLVDLSGPVIRLASLTPEDFYVLLQKLRHVYAAGESERYLLPDEALPLFMAHCNQRLGEAYFRTPRTTITAFINLLAVLEQNPGADWRPLLGAVEIAQDRGGESDTQVDTDDELATFQL; translated from the coding sequence ATGAGCAGCATCAGAGCCAAGGATCGCGATGCGGTCATCCAGTCCCTGCGCGCTGGCGTAGTGCCGCGTGCAGGTCAGCACCTGATTCAGGTGGGGCGCGTTGGGGAATTCGAGGCACTCATCCGTGACGTGGAGCGCCTCGCGGATAGTGGCTCCGCGTTCCGGGTAGTGATTGGCGAGTATGGGGCGGGCAAGACGTTCTTCCTCAATCTGGTGCGATCGATTGCGATGGAGCGCAAGCTCGTCACCATGCATGCGGACCTGAACCCGGATCGCCGCCTACATGCCACTGGCGGTCAGGCTCGTTCGCTGTATGCCGAGCTGGCCAAGAACCTGTCCACCCGAACCAAACCCGATGGCGGCGCTCTGCAGGGAATCGTCGAGAAGTTCATCGCACAGGCAAAGACCGAGGCCAAGGCGACTGGACAAGACAGTGAGGCGGTGATTCGTGAGCACCTCGCTCAACTTACGGAGATGGTCAACGGTTACGATTTCGCCGATGTGATTGCTGCTTACTGCAAAGGCTTCGAAGAGGGCAACGAGCAGCTCAAGGCAGATGCGATTCGCTGGTTGCGTGGCGAGTTCACCACCAAGACTGATGCCCGTGCTGCGCTGGGCGTGCGAACCATCGTCGACGATGCATCGGTTTACGATCAGCTCAAGCTGCTCGCGCGGTTCGTTCGGCTGGCAGGTTTCGGTGGCTTGATGGTGTGCCTCGACGAACTGGTCAACCTGTACAAACTGTCCAATACGCAAGCACGCAACGCCAACTACGAGCAGATCCTGCGCATTCTCAACGACTCCTTGCAGGGCTCTGCGGAGGGGCTTGGCTTCGTGCTAGGCGGTACGCCCGAGTTCCTCATGGATACCCGCCGCGGGCTCTACAGCTACCCGGCTCTGCAGTCGCGCCTGGCGGAAAACAACTTCGCCAAGTCGGGGCTGGTGGATCTTTCGGGGCCGGTGATTCGTCTGGCCAGCCTGACGCCTGAAGACTTCTACGTGCTGTTGCAGAAGTTGCGCCATGTCTATGCAGCAGGCGAGAGCGAGCGCTATCTGCTGCCCGACGAGGCATTGCCGCTGTTCATGGCCCACTGTAATCAACGCTTGGGGGAGGCCTACTTCCGCACCCCGCGGACGACCATCACCGCATTCATCAACCTGCTCGCGGTGCTGGAGCAGAACCCAGGGGCTGATTGGCGACCCCTGCTGGGTGCGGTAGAGATTGCACAGGATCGAGGCGGTGAGTCCGATACCCAGGTGGATACCGATGATGAGCTTGCCACCTTCCAACTCTGA